Sequence from the Metopolophium dirhodum isolate CAU chromosome 2, ASM1992520v1, whole genome shotgun sequence genome:
TCCATAAGGGCATTGCACTTTATCCGGAAAATTCTTTCTGcactttaaaatatgatatggcAACCTGTGACGTCGAAGTTTGTGGTTTGGATTTAATGGACACTGCACCATGTCCAAATAGTAGATACCAAAATCGACAATCTCACATGTGGATGGATCATCATTTCTTGAGTCTTGTGACAAAGACATTTCTTATATAGTTGCCTTTTGGTAAAATAACAAGtcaattattaggtatgtaagaacaatagtattaaattgttttaaccaAATAAACATTTGAGTAAGATAATGAACGACAAAATAACGTGTGCATAATATGTCCATACTCTGTTCGGAATAAGAACAGGCTTTGGTAGTCAAGTTGTACTCATGGGTATGGCTTTATTCTGTGGCAACTCCTGACGCGCCACCTTAGTGGGGATGGCGTCTGACCATCGTGGAACAAAAACTTGTAGCCGCCAAAGCCTGTTCTTATTTCGAACAGACTATAGAttaaaatcaacataatataattttaaatagttaattaacaaCTGAGTACACTtttcagatttaaaaataatttaataggaattgaataatatattaggttcaaactcaaaaacata
This genomic interval carries:
- the LOC132939301 gene encoding gametocyte-specific factor 1-like, translating into MSLSQDSRNDDPSTCEIVDFGIYYLDMVQCPLNPNHKLRRHRLPYHILKCRKNFPDKVQCPYGHYYYLEKHEMANHLQTCPHKPRTAQAEEMQPYKVQAQQARNENIKYNYDVDNYTIDEPYWD